The following proteins come from a genomic window of Pichia kudriavzevii chromosome 1, complete sequence:
- a CDS encoding uncharacterized protein (PKUD0A08250; similar to Saccharomyces cerevisiae YMR188C (MRPS17); ancestral locus Anc_6.275) — MARLNFLGFVISQGKMEKTIKVRILQKKFDRKVQKYFLQKKDYLVHDEGNICREGDLVRIEQTRPLSARKFFAVAEIKKNKGQQFATYQKEAKANVQKEEREKSSLLEQKRTLYEKFSDNSLYEDLSSVQALRRKENLTEEEVEKITEIMGKYNISNTNVESPSKELFTTSISSLSSKIESLSNDLKLTETLNNLLNDESKKDIVYQISEKLNITPETKKNIRKNLIRKYLKTAPSEELQKLGLSL; from the coding sequence ATGGCAAGACTCAATTTCCTAGGGTTTGTGATTTCACAAGGTAAGATGGAGAAGACCATCAAAGTACGtattttgcaaaaaaaattcgATAGAAAAGTCCAAAAATATTTCCTCCAGAAGAAAGATTATTTAGTTCACGATGAAGGTAATATCTGTAGGGAAGGTGATTTGGTTAGAATTGAACAGACAAGGCCATTAAGTGCAAGAAAATTCTTTGCTGTTgctgaaatcaaaaagaataaagGTCAACAGTTTGCAACTTATCAAAAGGAAGCCAAAGCAAATGTTCAAAAGgaggaaagagaaaagagtAGTCTATTGGAACAAAAGAGAACGCTATACGAAAAGTTTTCAGATAACTCTTTGTATGAAGACTTATCGAGCGTTCAAGCTTTAAGaagaaaggaaaacttgaccgaagaagaagtcGAAAAAATAACTGAAATCATGGGCAAATACAATATCTCAAATACCAATGTTGAGTCTCCAAGCAAAGAGTTATTTACGACTTCAATTTCCAGTCTCTCAAGTAAGATTGAATCACTTTCAAATGATTTAAAGCTAACTGAAACCTTAAATAATCTATTAAACGATGAATCAAAGAAGGATATTGTTTACCAAATATCCGAGAAGTTAAATATTACTCCAGAGACTAAGAAGAAtattagaaaaaatttgatcAGAAAATACTTGAAGACTGCACCAAGTgaagaattacaaaaaCTAGGTTTATCCTTGTAA
- a CDS encoding uncharacterized protein (PKUD0A08260; similar to Saccharomyces cerevisiae YPR013C; ancestral locus Anc_8.116), with amino-acid sequence MTNNSSAPIPYEVNSMNEANSGADQSNIEKIPSVTSNYGIAGMTPVNVNPYSTGPVFMNTYPIINEYGQHMQVLPQFQQTQNYKYYPKLDAGHLDYKTPSNYQLSSHSQAEYYYPQPQTQGQGQGQIQVQVQPTHFTTPYSLNTNQGTDEHFDYPNNNQYVSSVSMNAINSSNSSHHTSVDNDIINRRNTDPNLASVSNSAKASKSAMIRTKRTCSICQKVFNRPSALKTHMFIHTGEKPFVCEWPGCGKKFSVRSNMIRHSKIHKRNEKLQ; translated from the coding sequence ATGACAAATAACTCTAGTGCTCCTATACCTTATGAAGTAAACTCGATGAATGAAGCCAATTCAGGCGCAGACCAATCCAATATAGAGAAAATTCCCAGCGTCACTAGTAATTACGGAATTGCCGGAATGACACCAGTGAATGTCAACCCATATTCCACAGGTCCAGTTTTCATGAACACATACCCAATAATCAACGAATATGGACAGCATATGCAGGTACTCCCACAGTTCCAACAGACCCAAAACTATAAGTACTATCCGAAATTAGATGCAGGACATTTAGACTACAAAACCCCGAGCAACTATCAACTGTCGAGTCATTCACAGGCGGAATATTACTATCCTCAACCACAGACACAAGGACAAGGGCAAGGACAAATTCAAGTACAGGTTCAGCCTACCCACTTCACCACGCCATATTCTCTAAATACCAATCAAGGCACAGATGAGCATTTTGACTATCCAAATAACAACCAGTATGTTTCCTCTGTGTCTATGAATGCGATCAACTCGTCAAACTCTTCACATCACACTAGtgttgataatgatattATAAACAGAAGAAACACCGATCCTAACTTGGCGTCTGTGTCGAATTCGGCCAAAGCATCAAAATCTGCAATGATAAGGACAAAAAGAACGTGTTCGATTTgtcaaaaagttttcaatagaCCTTCAGCCTTGAAAACCCATATGTTCATACACACGGGCGAGAAACCTTTTGTGTGTGAATGGCCTGGCTGTGGTAAAAAGTTCTCGGTTCGTTCAAATATGATCAGGCACTCCAAGATTcataaaagaaatgaaaaactCCAGTAA
- a CDS encoding uncharacterized protein (PKUD0A08270), with the protein MMCSDSKAYFYRQPPSNQQQDPSVYTPAYPQPLQLTQTNPSSFQVHNYTEPQYLQTTSNQKGNLPTSQSPPQSKVPHQLPTQPQSQQTQFLYPAHQVYPQTNNPHVGQSLQQQQLQQQPQNYSPYHDSSKKKTSIDSNHSGNNSNFNPNTTNSDEYLSPRVNVQSVQSR; encoded by the coding sequence ATGATGTGTTCAGATTCAAAGGCTTATTTTTATAGGCAACCCCCTTCAAATCAACAGCAAGATCCATCGGTTTATACACCTGCATATCCGCAACCACTTCAATTAACTCAAACTAATCCATCAtcttttcaagttcataATTATACGGAACCacaatatcttcaaacaaCTTCAAACCAGAAGGGGAATTTGCCAACTTCTCAATCTCCACCGCAATCAAAAGTACCGCACCAATTACCCACTCAGCCTCAAAGTCAACAAACTCAATTCTTATATCCTGCTCATCAGGTCTACCCTCAAACCAATAATCCACACGTTGGACAATCCttgcagcagcagcagctACAGCAACAGCCACAAAACTATTCACCATATCACGATAGTAgtaagaagaaaacatcaattgattcaaaCCATTCCGGTAATAATAGCAATTTCAATCCAAATACAACTAATAGTGATGAATACCTCTCTCCCAGGGTCAATGTGCAATCAGTCCAATCAAGATAG
- a CDS encoding uncharacterized protein (PKUD0A08280; similar to Saccharomyces cerevisiae YPL093W (NOG1); ancestral locus Anc_8.571), producing the protein MQLTWKDIPSVPTANDMLDIVLNRTQRKTPTVVRQGFQIQRIRAFYMRKVKFTAEGFIEKFDEILSKFPNINDLHPFHRDLMDTLYEKNHYKVSLGSVSRAKTFIEQISRDYIRLLKFGQSLFQCKQLKRAALGRMATVTKKLKDALTYLEQVRQHIGRLPSIDPNTRTLLICGYPNVGKSSFLKCITKADVDVQPYAFTTKSLYVGHFDYKYLRFQAIDTPGILDRPTEEMNNIEMQSIYAIAHLRSTVLYFMDLSEQCGFSIESQVKLFNSIKPLFANKSVLVVVNKTDIIRIEDLDQERQDLINSVLSIPGVEIMQTSCHNDDNVMQVRNKACEKLLTSRIEQKLKGSGRVDNVLNKIHVSKPVARDDIDREAYIPDAVKALKKYDPNDPNRRKLAKDVELENGGAGVYNINLKEKYILEDDEWKKDIMPEILNGKNVYDFLDPEIASKLQALEEEEEQLEREGFYDSDDDMEDENDEINQIREKAAWIRDKQKKMINEARNKKHLNNRAIMPRSKITKSFGELENHMYLVGHDTDKLKNSKSKSKRALNVKGADILRSSIEDEFKAGGVRPLNQSDRLNDGIDDGALRSKAERIHKMERRERNRNARKGEGDHHIGDSMPKHLFSGKRGIGKTDFR; encoded by the coding sequence ATGCAATTAACTTGGAAAGATATTCCAAGTGTCCCAACCGCAAATGACATGCTTGACATTGTCTTAAATAGAactcaaagaaaaactccAACTGTTGTTAGACAAGGTTTCCAAATTCAGAGAATTAGAGCCTTCTACATGCGTAAAGTTAAGTTCACAGCAGAAGGGTTCATTGAGAAGTTCGATGAAATTTTAAGCAAATTCCCAAATATTAATGACTTGCATCCTTTCCATAGAGATTTAATGGACACTTTGTATGAGAAAAATCACTATAAGGTTTCCCTTGGTTCGGTCTCAAGAGCTAAAACCTTTATTGAGCaaatttcaagagattACATTCGTCTTTTGAAGTTCGGTCAATCCTTGTTCCAATGTAAACAGTTGAAGAGAGCAGCGTTGGGTAGAATGGCCACAGTGACTAAAAAGCTAAAAGATGCTTTAACGTATCTTGAGCAAGTTAGACAGCATATTGGTAGATTGCCTTCCATTGATCCAAACACAAGAACCTTATTGATTTGTGGTTATCCAAATGTCGGTAAGTCCTCCTTTTTGAAATGTATCACAAAGGCAGACGTTGATGTCCAGCCATATGCATTTACAACCAAATCTTTATACGTTGGACATTTTGACTATAAATATCTACGTTTCCAAGCCATCGACACTCCCGGTATCTTAGATAGACCAACAGAAGAAATGaacaatattgaaatgCAGTCCATCTATGCAATTGCTCATTTGAGATCCACCGTCCTTTACTTTATGGATTTAAGTGAACAGTGTGGTTTCAGTATCGAGTCTCAAGTCAAGTTGTTCAATTCCATCAAACCATTGTTTGCAAACAAATCTGTCTTAGTTGTGGTTAACAAGACAGATATCATTAGAATTGAAGACTTGGATCAAGAAAGGCAAGACTTAATCAACAGCGTTTTATCCATACCAGGAGTTGAGATCATGCAAACCTCTTGTCATAACGATGATAATGTCATGCAAGTTAGAAACAAGGCATGTGAGAAACTATTAACTTCAAGAATTGAGCAGAAGTTAAAAGGTTCTGGTAGAGTTGATAACGTGCTTAATAAAATCCACGTGTCAAAGCCGGTTGCACGTGACGACATTGACAGAGAAGCCTATATTCCTGATGCCGTTAAAGCCTTGAAGAAATATGATCCAAATGATCCAAATAGAAGAAAGTTGGCCAAGGATGTCgaacttgaaaatggtggTGCCGGTGTCTATAATATTAACCTGAAGGAGAAATATATCCTGGAGGATGATGAATGGAAGAAGGATATTATGCCTGAAATCTTGAACGGTAAGAATGTTTATGACTTCCTTGACCCAGAAATTGCATCTAAATTGCAGGCCTtggaggaagaggaagagcAATTAGAGAGAGAAGGATTTTATGATTCAGATGATGATAtggaagatgaaaatgacgaaATCAACCAAATACGTGAAAAGGCAGCATGGATCAGAGACAAGCAAAAGAAGATGATCAATGAAGCTCGTAATAAGAAACACTTGAATAACAGAGCAATCATGCCAAGATCCAAGATTACCAAATCCTTTGGTGAATTGGAGAATCATATGTACTTGGTTGGTCATGACACTGACAAATTGAAGAACAGTAAATCGAAGAGTAAGAGAGCTCTTAATGTTAAGGGTGCCGATATTTTGCGTAGttcaattgaagatgagTTTAAGGCTGGTGGTGTTAGACCATTGAACCAATCTGATAGACTGAACGATGGTATTGACGATGGTGCACTTAGATCCAAGGCCGAAAGAATCCataaaatggaaagaagagaaagaaacagaaatgCAAGAAAGGGTGAAGGTGATCATCATATTGGTGATTCAATGCCTAAGCATTTGTTCTCCGGTAAGAGAGGTATTGGTAAGACTGATTTCCGTTGA
- a CDS encoding uncharacterized protein (PKUD0A08290; similar to Saccharomyces cerevisiae YPL054W (LEE1); ancestral locus Anc_8.509), whose translation MSSPPSTLPLSAATTYTQSSPTFSYGNSIWSNSLNVPSISNTSTSNVGYNPLFNSPSELMYSPTSSSNMILPSSNYQNTTNSLIDSEFDDDTEDIDFIPNSLVDLLTPQELHRRKSRASFGSQAQFIGMPSLKELTLAEEETTFIMD comes from the coding sequence ATGTCTTCTCCTCCTTCAACGCTCCCACTATCAGCCGCAACAACTTACACCCAATCTTCGCCTACCTTCTCATACGGTAACTCTATATGGTCAAATAGTTTGAATGTTCCGTCGATATCAAACACAAGCACTTCAAACGTGGGCTATAATCCACTATTCAATTCTCCTTCGGAATTGATGTATTCACCAACTTCCTCTTCCAACATGATATTGCCATCTTCGAATTATCAAAATACCACTAACTCCTTGATTGATTCTGAGTTTGATGACGATACAGAAGATATCGATTTTATCCCAAATTCATTGGTCGACTTGTTGACCCCTCAAGAACTCCACAGGAGGAAATCAAGAGCTTCATTTGGCTCTCAAGCTCAGTTCATTGGTATGCCAAGCCTAAAAGAATTAACGTTGGCTGAAGAGGAAACCACGTTTATTATGGATTAG
- a CDS encoding uncharacterized protein (PKUD0A08300; similar to Saccharomyces cerevisiae YPL050C (MNN9); ancestral locus Anc_8.500), with amino-acid sequence MALSHYKRCLEKHLLKSNRKIGLLAFIALALLFVLWSTREDSVRNTIAENRKNSKYSYTTNRDSLKKNWVPKNLPKDHISTYDLNKLKTTSDPLNNKEKILILTPMANFHEEYWNNLLALDYPKSLIELGFILPRTSEGDKALKKLQSKVKQVQSTTDKYSKITILRQDNDSQDSQLEKDRHAWDVQRERRSQMATARNSLLFSTIGPFTSWVLWLDSDIVETPHTLIQDLAKHDKPVIAANCYQRYYDENLKKDSIRPYDFNNWAESDEGLRLAATLPEDQIIVEGYQEIVTYRPLMAHFYNQNGDPAEEMALDGVGGTCLLVNADVHRDGAMFPNFPFYHLIETEGFAKMCKRLGYEVVGLPNYLVYHYNE; translated from the coding sequence ATGGCTCTCTCGCATTATAAACGATGCCTTGAAAAACATCTCCTGAAATCAAACAGGAAAATAGGACTCTTGGCCTTCATCGCCCTTGCCCTACTTTTCGTTCTCTGGTCAACAAGAGAGGATTCTGTAAGGAACACAATTGCCGAAAACaggaaaaactcaaaatatTCTTATACTACCAATAGAGACTCACTCAAGAAAAACTGGGTCCCAAAGAACCTACCCAAGGATCATATCTCAACCTATGATTTGAATAAGTTGAAAACTACAAGTGACCCCCTAAATAACAAGGAGAAGATTCTAATTTTAACGCCAATGGCTAACTTTCACGAAGAATACTGGAATAATCTCCTCGCTTTAGATTATCCAAAATCGTTGATTGAATTGGGATTCATTCTTCCAAGAACTTCAGAAGGTGATAAGGCCCTCAAGAAATTACAATCGAAGGTGAAACAAGTTCAGTCAACAACAGATAAATACTCGAAAATCACCATCCTAAGACAAGACAATGATTCTCAAGATTCtcaattggagaaggaCAGACACGCTTGGGACGTCCAAAGAGAGAGACGCTCCCAAATGGCCACTGCTAGAAATTCcttgttgttttcaactATAGGCCCCTTCACTTCCTGGGTTCTTTGGTTGGATTCCGATATAGTGGAAACCCCACACACTTTAATCCAGGATTTGGCCAAACATGATAAACCCGTCATTGCAGCAAATTGCTATCAAAGATATTATGATGAGAACCTAAAGAAGGATTCAATTAGACCTTATGACTTCAATAATTGGGCAGAATCGGATGAAGGACTACGTTTGGCGGCTACTCTCCCTGAAGACCAAATCATTGTCGAAGGTTATCAAGAAATAGTCACTTACAGACCCTTGATGGCACATTTCTACAACCAAAATGGAGATCCTGCAGAAGAAATGGCATTGGATGGTGTTGGCGGAACTTGTCTGCTGGTTAATGCCGACGTCCACAGAGATGGCGCAATGTTCCCCAACTTCCCATTCTACCACTTGATTGAAACCGAAGGATTCGCCAAAATGTGTAAGAGGTTGGGCTACGAAGTTGTAGGTCTACCAAACTATTTGGTATACCATTACAACGAAtaa